From the genome of Bradyrhizobium sp. ORS 278:
TTTCCTGGACGGGCGCGTCCGGGACGAGAAACGCCATGGTCTATCGGCGAACCCATCAAGTCGTGAAGCGGCTGGCGGCCCGCCGCAGCGCGATTCTGGCTGCCGCGCGCGAAGCCGCGGCGGAAGGCGGCATGTCGGCGGTTCAGATCGCGCCGGTCGCGGTGCGGGCGAACGTCGCCGCCGGAACCGTCTACCGCTACTTTCCATCCAAGGCGGATCTGATTTCCGAGCTCATCGCCGAGGTATCGCGCGACGAGCTGGCGGCGGTCCGCCGCGCGGCCGATGCGGCGCCAGGTCCGTCCTCGGCGCTCGCCGCGGCCGTCTCGACCGTCGCCGTCCACGTCCTGTCTCAACGCAAGCTGGCCTGGGGCATTCTCGCGGAACCGGTGGACGTCGACGTGACCGCCTCGCGCATTGCCAGCCGCCGCGAGATCGTCGGCGAGATCGCCTCGCGGATCGATGCCGCCGTGCGCGCCGGCCATCTCCCGGCGCAGGACACCCAGCTCGCCGCGACCGCGCTGCTAGGCGCGCTGCACGAGGCGCTGGTCGGGCCGCTGGCAACGGACACGCTCGAGGATCCCGCCAAGCTGCGCGACACCGTCCAGGCCGTCACCTTGCTGGCGCTGCGCGCCGTCGGCGTGATGGATGCCCGCGCCCGCGGCCTTGTCGTGCAGGCGGTGTTGCCGGTGAAAAGCCTGGTCGGCGCCTGAGCCGGCCGGCGCGGTCTCGCGCTTAAGCAAGGATTCATGCCTCGCCGCCATGGTCGGGTGCGGCGCCGGGACGGCCGCCGCGTCTCGCAGGTCCAGGCGCTTCCGCAACCGATGCCCAGTACGCGCATACATCCGGCCACGCCGCTCGTGATCGCCGGATCGGCGATCGCCGGCGCCGTCTACGCCTATGTCGCGGGCGAGGACATCAACTGGGACTGGCAGAACTATCACGATTATGCCGGCTTCGCGCTGGTGCATGGCCGCTTCGATGTCGATGTCGCGCCGGGCGGCTTCCAGAGCTTTCTCAATCCGCTGATCTATCTGCTGCCCTACGTGGTCCGGCACGGCCTTCCCGCGCCGTGGTGGGGCATGGCGCTCGGTGCGTTGCATGGATTGAACCTCGCTGTGGTGTTCTGGCTGACGCGTGTGCTGCTTCAGCGGACGGCCGACGTCTTCAAGCTCGCTTCGGCGCTGATCATCGCGGCCCTCAGCCCGATGGCGTTGTCCGAGGTCGGCACCAGCTTTGCGGACATTCTCACGACACTGCCGATCCTCGTCGGTCTCGCGCTGCTGTTCAGTCACGAGGACAACGACGCGCGGCCGCGGCATCTGCT
Proteins encoded in this window:
- a CDS encoding TetR/AcrR family transcriptional regulator → MVYRRTHQVVKRLAARRSAILAAAREAAAEGGMSAVQIAPVAVRANVAAGTVYRYFPSKADLISELIAEVSRDELAAVRRAADAAPGPSSALAAAVSTVAVHVLSQRKLAWGILAEPVDVDVTASRIASRREIVGEIASRIDAAVRAGHLPAQDTQLAATALLGALHEALVGPLATDTLEDPAKLRDTVQAVTLLALRAVGVMDARARGLVVQAVLPVKSLVGA